A single region of the Streptomyces caelestis genome encodes:
- a CDS encoding non-ribosomal peptide synthetase: MDGTTAEVKGAILRGPDRDRPAPFGVPGLVRGVSTATPDAVALADEAGTVTYAELETASDAVARLLTDAGGRPGDIVAVCVPRGRVLVFALLGALKAGLPYLPLAPEDPRERRLDLLHRSGAVLAMVTDTTADSLDGHNEATTRVLRLDPLSAAGAMDPKEWAPPARVADDHPAYVLFTSGSTGEPKGVVVPSLALCNRLLWMCDAYGFGPEDRILQKTPATFDVSGWELLGPLVSGASEVLMPPGAHRDPGEVVDWVTRHEVTVCHFVPSMLEEFLRWPGADRCGSLRAVVCSGEALTPGQVRRFRAVLDADLHNLYGPTEAAIDVTAWECPRHADDLDTVLIGGPIDNCTLVVLDEDLRPVSAGEAGQLAVGGVPLALGYLNRPDLTEAAFVPAPEWCPVPRLYLTGDLVRRRGDALEYLGRIDQQVKIRGQRVELRETEDVLRDLDGVRDAAVVAASGPDGAPTVCAFVVPARGTEPGNELWRGLRDRVAAALPEVFVPTTFTAAASIPLTSSGKQDHKALRALAAELLAASAPVAQRAANDLLGCWAEAVGAVTDDERLGFLDAGGHSLAAARLAGRILGRWGVRLPLSVFLRDNISLADLRARLPDTAPRPARPAPRQPGTSGPASPEQRRLWLWQQVFPDLPAYNVVGVLDVRGALDGHALRAACTDLIARHESLCTVLERGPGGEPQRRVLAPSAGSESFTERTVDAVTEEAVRDFVAEIADVPFPSDRLPRLSVGLLRDREGTRSRLVMSVDHLVSDQHSLDVLQRDLAELYAARSGARAARLPDAVQFSAAAPPPEEDRAADLAFWRTWLDGVPQRLDLPHARPRPGLPDHRGADAVADLDADTSRLLDQACRAERVTVASLALAAYARALTAWTGQRSVLVGVPMSGRETEEQHEAVGFFMRTVPVRVDVPEGAGTRVLLRPVAEAVLTAAEHMAVTFDEIVAAVGAERSPHGNPLFQAWFNDLTQAAPPTSFGGHATVPEEPRTRWSLFDLGLYLSRRPDGGYRLRLVHATDFWDTGTAQDFLEACREALESTIAGHSERRASPAFADSTARTATPALATPADPARTCSDLVRAVLAHAEREPGRPALVGAVGAVTYGELADRVRRVSALVRERAEPGRPVAVLARRTAGLATALLGAWHAGRPVLLVDAEAPVPWRRDVLAEAGATLALGTGPETVPGVLYESVDPSALSGRKADVEQTEFAPDAPGHLIVTSGTSGRPALVVLPADALPEPLAWYAGELGLGADDVFCLTTPPAHDPVLRALLLPLTLGARVCLPGPGETERPDAHLRLLAQAAATVLHLTPSQAAMLTAVRADRVLPSVRAVVFHGEPLHHARAEETARLAPGAALFNLYGTTETPQASSLHRWSPTGGAVPIGNGTPYRRLEVVDAKGRIALTGEIGELVVVGRGLALGYLNAPGRQGSTAVADGVRRYPTGDLAFRGRHGAVTLVGRADRQVSLGGHRIELDEVEAAVARLCGVDSCAVAADPDHPGSLLAWVAGTGLGGTEELAAELARTVPRWQQPAHWIRLPELPLNRNGKADVPALLRQLRDRRGERSTGASGSLAVGDLARLITDRARELCRSGAELTPDTVFFDAGMVSMSLLQLYHRLVSADGLELTVADVFRFPTPRALAAHLGADSSAALPAPAPRREGTPLSAAGERDARRAVRDALRRRRQNRR; encoded by the coding sequence ATGGACGGCACGACGGCCGAGGTCAAAGGTGCGATCCTGCGAGGACCGGACCGGGACCGCCCGGCGCCCTTCGGCGTGCCCGGACTCGTCAGGGGCGTTTCCACCGCCACGCCGGACGCGGTCGCGCTGGCCGACGAGGCGGGGACGGTGACGTACGCCGAACTGGAGACCGCCTCCGACGCGGTCGCCCGTCTCCTCACCGACGCCGGCGGGCGCCCGGGCGACATCGTGGCCGTCTGTGTACCCCGCGGCCGTGTCCTAGTGTTCGCGCTGCTCGGCGCGTTGAAGGCGGGCCTGCCCTACCTGCCGCTGGCCCCGGAGGACCCGCGCGAGCGGCGCCTGGACCTCCTGCACCGCTCCGGCGCGGTGCTCGCTATGGTCACCGACACGACCGCGGACAGTCTGGACGGCCACAACGAGGCCACCACCCGGGTGCTGCGACTCGATCCGCTCTCCGCCGCCGGCGCCATGGACCCGAAGGAGTGGGCACCGCCCGCCCGCGTCGCCGACGACCACCCCGCCTATGTGCTGTTCACCTCCGGCTCCACTGGAGAGCCCAAGGGCGTCGTGGTGCCCTCACTGGCCCTGTGCAACAGACTGCTGTGGATGTGTGACGCCTACGGATTCGGCCCCGAGGACCGCATCCTGCAGAAGACGCCCGCCACCTTCGACGTCTCCGGCTGGGAGCTACTCGGGCCCCTCGTGTCCGGTGCGTCCGAGGTGCTCATGCCCCCTGGCGCGCACCGCGACCCAGGCGAGGTCGTGGACTGGGTGACCCGTCATGAGGTGACGGTCTGTCACTTCGTGCCATCCATGCTGGAGGAGTTCCTGCGCTGGCCCGGAGCCGATCGGTGCGGCTCGCTGCGCGCGGTCGTGTGCAGCGGGGAGGCGCTGACCCCGGGGCAGGTACGGCGGTTCCGGGCAGTCCTCGACGCGGACCTGCACAACCTGTACGGGCCGACCGAGGCGGCCATCGACGTGACCGCCTGGGAGTGCCCGCGGCACGCCGACGACCTGGACACCGTCCTGATCGGCGGCCCCATCGACAACTGCACCCTGGTGGTCCTCGATGAGGACCTGCGGCCGGTGTCGGCCGGCGAGGCGGGCCAGCTCGCCGTCGGCGGTGTTCCACTGGCTCTCGGCTATCTGAACCGGCCCGACCTGACCGAGGCGGCGTTCGTGCCGGCGCCCGAGTGGTGCCCGGTGCCCCGGCTGTACCTGACCGGCGACCTGGTGCGGAGGCGGGGCGACGCCCTGGAATACCTGGGCCGCATCGACCAGCAGGTGAAGATCCGCGGCCAGCGCGTGGAGCTGCGCGAGACCGAGGACGTGCTGCGCGACCTGGACGGAGTGCGGGACGCCGCCGTGGTCGCCGCGTCTGGCCCGGACGGTGCCCCGACCGTGTGCGCCTTCGTTGTCCCCGCGCGCGGAACCGAGCCGGGCAATGAGCTGTGGCGCGGGTTGCGGGACCGGGTGGCGGCGGCGCTGCCGGAGGTGTTCGTGCCGACCACGTTCACCGCCGCGGCAAGCATCCCGCTCACCAGCAGCGGCAAGCAGGACCACAAGGCACTGCGGGCGCTGGCCGCGGAGCTGCTGGCCGCCTCGGCCCCGGTCGCCCAACGGGCGGCCAACGACCTGCTCGGCTGCTGGGCGGAGGCCGTCGGCGCAGTCACCGACGACGAGCGCCTCGGCTTCCTCGACGCGGGCGGGCACAGCCTTGCCGCGGCACGCCTCGCCGGGCGGATCCTCGGCCGGTGGGGAGTGCGGCTGCCGCTGTCGGTGTTCTTGCGGGACAACATCTCGCTCGCCGACCTGCGCGCCCGCCTGCCCGACACGGCACCGCGGCCCGCCCGACCCGCCCCGCGGCAGCCGGGCACTTCCGGCCCGGCCTCCCCCGAGCAGCGGCGGCTGTGGCTGTGGCAACAGGTCTTTCCCGACCTGCCCGCCTACAACGTGGTGGGCGTTCTCGACGTGCGCGGCGCGCTGGACGGCCACGCCCTGCGCGCCGCATGCACCGACCTGATCGCCCGTCACGAGTCCCTGTGCACGGTGCTGGAGCGGGGGCCCGGCGGGGAGCCGCAACGGCGTGTCCTCGCGCCGTCGGCCGGGAGCGAGTCGTTCACCGAGCGCACGGTCGACGCGGTGACCGAGGAGGCGGTACGGGACTTCGTCGCGGAGATCGCGGACGTGCCGTTTCCGTCCGACCGGCTGCCCCGGCTGTCGGTGGGCCTGCTGCGGGACAGGGAGGGCACCCGGTCCCGGCTGGTGATGAGCGTCGACCACCTCGTCTCCGACCAGCACTCCCTGGACGTGCTCCAGCGCGACCTCGCCGAGCTGTACGCCGCGCGGTCCGGCGCCCGCGCCGCGCGGCTGCCGGACGCCGTCCAGTTCAGCGCCGCGGCCCCGCCACCTGAGGAGGACCGCGCCGCCGACCTGGCCTTCTGGCGCACCTGGCTGGACGGCGTACCGCAGCGCCTGGACCTGCCGCACGCCCGGCCGCGCCCCGGGCTGCCGGACCACCGTGGGGCGGACGCGGTGGCCGACCTCGACGCGGACACCAGCCGCCTGCTGGACCAGGCCTGCCGGGCCGAGCGGGTCACCGTCGCCAGCCTCGCCCTCGCCGCCTACGCCCGCGCCCTCACGGCCTGGACGGGGCAGCGCAGTGTGCTCGTGGGCGTGCCGATGTCGGGGCGCGAGACGGAGGAACAGCACGAAGCTGTGGGCTTCTTCATGCGTACAGTCCCCGTCCGCGTCGACGTTCCCGAGGGTGCCGGGACGCGTGTGCTGCTGCGGCCGGTTGCCGAGGCGGTGCTCACCGCGGCGGAGCACATGGCGGTGACCTTCGATGAGATCGTGGCGGCGGTCGGCGCGGAGCGGTCCCCGCACGGCAACCCGCTGTTCCAGGCCTGGTTCAACGACCTGACGCAGGCCGCCCCGCCGACCTCCTTCGGCGGCCACGCGACGGTCCCCGAGGAGCCGCGGACCCGCTGGTCCCTGTTCGACCTCGGCCTATACCTGTCCCGCCGCCCCGACGGCGGATACCGCCTGCGGCTGGTCCACGCCACGGACTTCTGGGACACCGGAACGGCCCAGGACTTCCTGGAGGCATGCCGGGAAGCTCTGGAGTCGACGATCGCGGGGCACTCGGAGCGACGGGCTTCCCCGGCGTTCGCAGACTCCACGGCGCGCACGGCCACCCCCGCCCTCGCCACTCCCGCCGACCCCGCCCGCACCTGCTCCGACCTGGTCCGTGCCGTGCTGGCGCATGCCGAGCGGGAGCCGGGCCGGCCCGCGCTGGTCGGTGCTGTCGGCGCGGTCACGTACGGGGAACTCGCCGACCGGGTCCGCCGGGTCAGCGCGCTGGTGCGCGAGCGGGCTGAGCCGGGCCGGCCCGTCGCGGTCCTGGCCCGCCGTACCGCGGGACTGGCCACGGCGCTGCTCGGCGCCTGGCACGCCGGCCGGCCGGTGCTGCTCGTCGACGCCGAAGCACCCGTGCCGTGGCGCCGGGACGTGCTCGCCGAGGCCGGTGCCACCCTGGCGCTGGGCACCGGGCCGGAGACCGTGCCGGGAGTCCTGTACGAGAGTGTCGATCCGTCGGCGTTAAGTGGGCGTAAAGCCGACGTGGAGCAAACGGAGTTCGCTCCGGACGCGCCTGGACATCTGATCGTGACCTCTGGGACCTCTGGGCGGCCGGCGCTCGTGGTGCTGCCCGCCGACGCGCTCCCCGAGCCGCTGGCCTGGTACGCCGGCGAGCTGGGACTGGGCGCCGACGACGTTTTCTGTCTCACCACGCCACCCGCCCACGACCCGGTGCTGCGGGCCCTGCTCCTGCCGCTGACCCTCGGCGCCCGAGTGTGCCTGCCCGGTCCCGGCGAGACCGAACGTCCGGACGCGCACCTGCGGTTGCTGGCGCAGGCAGCGGCCACCGTGCTGCACCTGACGCCCTCGCAGGCGGCCATGCTCACCGCCGTGCGGGCCGACCGGGTGCTGCCCTCGGTGCGTGCCGTGGTGTTCCACGGCGAGCCGCTGCACCACGCGCGCGCCGAGGAGACCGCTCGACTCGCCCCCGGAGCGGCCCTGTTCAACCTCTACGGCACTACTGAGACCCCGCAGGCCAGCAGCCTGCACCGATGGTCGCCGACGGGAGGCGCCGTGCCCATCGGCAACGGCACGCCATACCGCCGTCTGGAGGTCGTCGACGCGAAGGGCCGTATCGCGCTCACCGGTGAGATAGGTGAACTCGTCGTCGTCGGCCGGGGACTGGCCCTCGGCTACCTCAACGCCCCCGGACGGCAAGGGAGCACGGCCGTCGCCGACGGGGTCCGCCGCTACCCCACGGGGGACCTAGCGTTCCGCGGCCGGCACGGCGCGGTGACCCTCGTGGGCCGCGCCGACCGGCAGGTCTCCCTCGGCGGCCACCGGATCGAACTGGACGAGGTGGAAGCCGCCGTGGCCCGGCTGTGCGGCGTCGACAGCTGTGCCGTCGCCGCCGACCCGGACCACCCCGGCAGCCTGCTCGCCTGGGTTGCCGGAACCGGCCTCGGCGGCACCGAGGAACTCGCCGCCGAACTCGCCCGGACCGTGCCCCGCTGGCAGCAGCCGGCGCACTGGATTCGGCTGCCGGAGCTACCGCTGAACCGCAACGGCAAGGCCGATGTCCCCGCGCTGCTACGACAGTTGAGGGACCGGCGCGGCGAGCGTTCCACCGGTGCGAGCGGCAGCCTGGCGGTCGGGGATCTCGCCCGGCTGATCACCGACCGGGCCCGGGAGCTGTGCCGCTCGGGCGCCGAACTCACCCCGGATACCGTCTTCTTCGACGCGGGAATGGTGTCGATGAGCCTGCTGCAGCTGTACCACCGGCTGGTCTCGGCGGACGGGCTGGAGCTGACCGTGGCAGACGTCTTCCGCTTCCCCACGCCCCGCGCGCTCGCGGCCCACCTGGGCGCGGACAGCAGCGCCGCTCTGCCCGCCCCCGCTCCGCGCCGCGAAGGGACCCCGCTCTCGGCGGCCGGCGAGCGCGACGCCCGCCGTGCGGTCCGCGACGCCCTGCGCCGACGGCGGCAGAACCGGCGCTGA
- a CDS encoding ABC transporter permease, whose translation MHGLTVVARAARRDYLAVYGLKSLIASTVPRSVLQPLFLAYLGYLAGGLEGRRFAIIGACVHVLSLATVVKAADSMTEDQAFGTLDRVRTSRPGLTLVQLTRCWIYLVEAVASALVAVVGVCAYFGEWRLMVALLQGSGLFVLIALSATAFGLAVAAVAALHPASAVLTNLAVYALLVLCGIIAPVDRLAEPVGVVSQMLPLTHGAESLRALADGRPWAAQAALEALVGVAWLAVGLLMLRRNDRRARRLATDS comes from the coding sequence TTGCACGGGCTGACGGTCGTAGCCCGGGCGGCCCGGCGCGACTACCTCGCCGTGTACGGATTGAAGAGCCTCATCGCCTCCACGGTGCCCCGTTCCGTGCTCCAGCCCCTGTTCCTCGCCTACCTCGGCTACCTCGCCGGCGGCCTGGAGGGACGGCGGTTCGCGATCATCGGGGCCTGTGTGCACGTGCTGTCGCTCGCCACGGTCGTCAAGGCCGCCGACAGCATGACCGAGGACCAGGCTTTCGGCACCCTGGACCGGGTGCGCACGAGCCGGCCCGGGCTGACCCTCGTGCAGCTCACCCGGTGCTGGATCTACCTCGTGGAGGCGGTGGCCTCGGCGCTGGTGGCGGTTGTCGGCGTGTGCGCCTACTTCGGGGAGTGGCGGCTGATGGTCGCGCTGCTCCAGGGCTCCGGGCTGTTCGTGCTGATCGCGCTCAGCGCGACCGCGTTCGGGCTGGCCGTCGCCGCGGTCGCGGCCCTGCACCCGGCGTCGGCCGTGCTGACCAATCTCGCGGTGTACGCCCTGCTCGTGCTGTGCGGCATCATCGCGCCGGTCGACCGGCTGGCCGAGCCGGTGGGGGTGGTGTCGCAGATGCTGCCCCTGACCCACGGCGCCGAGTCACTGCGCGCCCTGGCCGACGGCCGGCCCTGGGCGGCGCAGGCGGCCCTGGAGGCGCTGGTCGGCGTCGCGTGGCTGGCCGTGGGGCTGTTGATGCTGCGCCGCAACGACCGCCGGGCCCGTCGGCTCGCCACGGACAGCTGA
- a CDS encoding ABC transporter permease, translated as MTATRNGSVRAQLSVLRHTMVFQLRQQHILSAVIPGCVVPAALCLATLLARGPESLLTARQIQLGCGVLALWSCAIWQTGLILREELAHGTLPGILTRRAGLGVVLFGKTIGTALRCALLIALTIGCVGLLTGEPLRIAHPGAFTLAALATFGSALVLGSLLSCLFLLTPAAMRIAEALVYPMSLLGGMIVPIELLPGWLRHVPDVVSLRWATELLTAAAEGRTQSVAAWACLCATTGGYALLARWAFRTVLHRARERGTLALS; from the coding sequence ATGACGGCCACCCGGAACGGCTCGGTGCGCGCGCAGCTGTCGGTGCTTCGGCACACCATGGTCTTCCAACTGCGACAGCAGCACATTCTCAGCGCCGTGATTCCCGGCTGCGTGGTCCCGGCGGCGCTGTGCCTTGCCACGCTGCTCGCCCGCGGTCCGGAGTCGCTGCTCACCGCCCGGCAGATCCAGCTGGGCTGTGGCGTGCTCGCGCTGTGGAGCTGCGCCATCTGGCAGACCGGCCTGATCCTGCGCGAGGAGCTGGCGCACGGCACCCTGCCGGGCATCCTCACCCGGCGGGCCGGCCTCGGCGTGGTGCTGTTCGGCAAGACGATTGGCACCGCCCTGCGCTGCGCCCTGCTGATCGCGCTGACCATCGGCTGCGTCGGCCTGCTCACCGGAGAGCCGCTGCGCATCGCCCACCCGGGCGCCTTCACGCTGGCAGCCCTCGCCACCTTCGGTTCGGCCCTGGTGCTGGGCTCGCTGCTCAGCTGCCTATTCCTGCTGACGCCCGCCGCGATGCGCATCGCCGAGGCGCTGGTTTACCCGATGTCCCTGCTCGGCGGCATGATCGTGCCGATCGAGTTGCTGCCCGGCTGGCTGCGCCATGTCCCCGATGTGGTCTCGCTGCGCTGGGCGACCGAGCTGCTCACCGCCGCCGCCGAGGGACGTACGCAGAGCGTCGCGGCATGGGCCTGCCTGTGCGCCACCACCGGCGGCTACGCACTGCTGGCCCGCTGGGCGTTCCGCACGGTTCTGCACCGCGCGAGGGAGCGAGGCACCCTTGCGCTCTCCTGA
- a CDS encoding ABC transporter ATP-binding protein, whose translation MTGPALLVDGVGRDYVDKKKVITALSEVSFIVGRGEIVGLLGVNGAGKTTLLRIVATLLTATRGRVLVDGLDVAEDPRAVRRRISVVFGGDRGLYPRLSALDNAVLFGSLSGLPTKSLPATARDALASVGLLDVAERSVGTFSKGMKQRLHLAVGLMARPALMMLDEPTVGLDPLEAERLRSVVAKLPDEGVGVLLTSHNLQDIERLASRVVILRGGRVTHDLPLTDLLEQSGGATTVVVLSDLPHPEAGAEAVGGLGIRVVSSERASGEALWRTEFEVTEWTADSLRELSRLWPAGAIKDVRVQPVGLEQVFGRLAGSRSGTAG comes from the coding sequence GTGACCGGGCCGGCACTGCTCGTGGACGGCGTGGGCCGTGACTACGTCGACAAGAAGAAGGTCATCACCGCCCTGTCGGAGGTGTCCTTCATCGTCGGCCGCGGCGAGATCGTCGGACTGCTGGGCGTCAACGGCGCCGGTAAGACCACCCTGCTGCGCATCGTCGCCACCCTGCTGACCGCGACCCGGGGCCGGGTCCTGGTCGACGGCCTGGACGTGGCGGAGGATCCGAGAGCGGTCCGCCGCCGGATCTCCGTGGTATTCGGCGGCGACCGCGGGCTCTACCCGAGGCTGTCGGCCCTCGACAACGCCGTCCTGTTCGGTTCCCTGTCGGGCCTGCCCACCAAGTCCCTGCCCGCCACCGCGCGCGACGCGCTGGCGTCCGTGGGTCTGCTCGACGTCGCGGAGCGCTCCGTCGGCACGTTCAGCAAGGGCATGAAGCAGCGGTTGCACCTCGCGGTCGGCCTCATGGCCCGCCCGGCGCTGATGATGCTCGACGAGCCCACCGTGGGCCTGGACCCGCTGGAGGCGGAACGACTGCGCTCGGTCGTGGCCAAGCTGCCCGACGAAGGCGTAGGCGTCTTGCTCACCAGCCACAACCTCCAGGACATCGAGCGACTCGCCTCCCGCGTGGTGATCCTGCGCGGCGGGCGCGTCACCCATGACCTGCCGCTGACGGACCTGCTGGAGCAGAGCGGCGGCGCCACCACGGTCGTGGTGCTGTCCGACCTGCCCCACCCCGAGGCGGGTGCCGAGGCCGTCGGCGGCCTCGGCATCCGGGTGGTCTCCAGCGAACGGGCGTCCGGTGAGGCCCTGTGGCGAACCGAGTTCGAGGTCACCGAGTGGACGGCCGACTCGCTACGGGAGCTGTCCCGGCTGTGGCCCGCCGGCGCCATCAAGGACGTACGCGTCCAGCCGGTCGGCCTTGAGCAGGTGTTCGGCCGCCTCGCCGGCTCGCGCTCGGGGACGGCCGGATGA
- a CDS encoding GNAT family N-acetyltransferase: MSVTVKVCAVPSLADVAAAEWDTLAAPGGLYTSHAWLGSVEREPGAGVEYFLACRGDRLVGALPVYDVDVEYNPFYARSRHLDLLGLDGGWALAGSRRGYRFELPAAADGDAGMDALLAAARNRAEARGERGLLFPFVTTRTARRLWEHGAAVALDGAEAAVVTEGASFEGYLQNLSSKRRIAVRHEFSAFRSAEYELDVENLEDCHQEAAPLLGQLQRKYGHEARDEGMREYLAGQVEMLGKYSRVFTARRSGRLVGFSLMYEFGDVLYARAVGFDYAQTGKAFEYYALCYYLPIEYMHRRGLRVLHLGMETYQAKVARGARLSPLWAVALPLPSAPRPEVAPADTSEWLRRFGRRALPADEWQQPWTSAWEAPAAWEGAR, translated from the coding sequence TTGTCGGTCACGGTCAAGGTGTGCGCCGTGCCGTCCCTGGCGGATGTCGCGGCGGCGGAGTGGGACACCCTCGCCGCCCCCGGGGGCCTCTACACGTCGCATGCATGGCTCGGCTCGGTCGAGCGGGAGCCCGGAGCCGGCGTGGAGTACTTCCTCGCCTGTCGGGGCGACCGACTGGTCGGCGCCCTCCCGGTCTATGACGTGGACGTCGAGTACAACCCGTTCTACGCGCGCAGCCGTCATCTTGACCTGCTTGGTCTGGACGGCGGTTGGGCGCTGGCGGGGTCCCGCCGCGGCTACCGGTTCGAACTGCCCGCGGCCGCCGACGGGGACGCCGGCATGGATGCGTTGCTGGCCGCGGCGCGGAACCGGGCCGAGGCCCGGGGGGAGCGCGGCCTGCTGTTCCCCTTCGTGACCACCCGCACCGCCCGGCGGCTGTGGGAGCACGGTGCGGCCGTCGCCCTGGACGGCGCCGAGGCCGCCGTGGTGACCGAAGGCGCCTCCTTCGAGGGGTATCTGCAGAATCTCAGCAGTAAGCGGAGGATTGCCGTCCGCCATGAGTTCTCCGCCTTCCGGTCGGCCGAGTACGAGCTGGACGTGGAAAATCTGGAGGACTGCCACCAGGAGGCCGCACCGCTACTGGGCCAGCTCCAGCGGAAATACGGCCATGAAGCGCGGGACGAAGGGATGCGGGAATATCTCGCCGGGCAGGTCGAGATGCTCGGAAAGTATTCAAGAGTTTTTACGGCGCGCAGATCCGGTCGACTGGTCGGCTTCTCGCTCATGTACGAATTCGGCGATGTGCTGTACGCGCGCGCGGTCGGCTTCGACTACGCACAGACCGGGAAAGCCTTCGAGTACTATGCGCTCTGCTACTACCTGCCCATTGAATACATGCACCGGCGGGGCCTGAGAGTGCTGCACCTCGGCATGGAGACGTATCAGGCGAAGGTGGCCCGCGGCGCCCGCCTGAGCCCGCTGTGGGCGGTTGCGCTGCCGCTCCCCTCCGCGCCCCGCCCCGAGGTGGCCCCCGCGGACACCTCCGAGTGGCTGCGCCGCTTCGGCCGGCGCGCCCTTCCGGCGGACGAGTGGCAGCAGCCGTGGACCTCCGCCTGGGAGGCGCCCGCCGCGTGGGAGGGAGCGCGGTGA
- a CDS encoding NAD(P)-dependent oxidoreductase, which yields MGSLVELRPWQQAPERGGILLMAPHELSPAQRSSVLRSAEWSWVHLTSAGADFMDLAAWSADTLLTRSWRCYAAPLTEYALHAVLTHEWRGGAPWQERDTRPTPTPDAPPVPAGASTGDGAGLWGADVTIAGWGAVGRRLAGVFDALGARVTVLRRRPESQPGSRITQTADLRRALDADHLVVALPLTDGTRQLFDRAALDRARPGLHLVNVSRAAIVDQDALTELCAAGRLFATLDVTEPEPLPLDHPLRRLPGVRLSPHVAWRSRASDCAFAEDFATVWQALARPGTPVPGTVAATRDTYARAAVRGTLTAGRS from the coding sequence TTGGGATCCTTAGTCGAACTCCGGCCCTGGCAGCAGGCGCCGGAGCGCGGCGGGATCCTGCTGATGGCCCCGCACGAGCTCTCCCCCGCCCAGCGGTCGTCGGTGCTGCGGTCCGCCGAGTGGTCCTGGGTCCATCTGACCTCCGCCGGCGCCGACTTCATGGACCTCGCCGCCTGGTCGGCCGATACCCTGCTCACCCGCAGCTGGCGCTGCTACGCCGCGCCGCTCACCGAGTACGCCCTGCACGCCGTACTGACCCATGAATGGCGCGGCGGGGCACCCTGGCAGGAGCGGGACACCCGCCCGACGCCGACCCCCGACGCCCCCCCGGTCCCGGCCGGGGCGAGCACCGGAGACGGGGCCGGGCTGTGGGGCGCCGACGTCACCATCGCCGGATGGGGGGCCGTGGGCCGGCGCCTGGCCGGTGTCTTCGACGCCCTCGGCGCCAGGGTGACCGTCCTGCGGCGACGGCCGGAGTCCCAGCCGGGCTCCCGGATCACGCAGACCGCCGACCTGCGGCGGGCCCTCGACGCCGACCACCTGGTGGTGGCGCTGCCGCTGACCGACGGCACCCGCCAGCTATTCGACCGGGCCGCCCTCGACCGGGCCCGCCCGGGCCTGCACCTGGTTAACGTCTCCCGCGCGGCCATCGTCGACCAGGACGCGCTCACCGAACTGTGCGCGGCTGGGCGGCTGTTCGCCACCCTGGACGTCACCGAACCGGAGCCGCTGCCCCTGGACCATCCGCTGCGGCGGCTGCCCGGCGTCCGGCTTTCTCCGCACGTGGCGTGGCGCAGCCGCGCCAGCGACTGCGCGTTCGCCGAGGACTTCGCCACCGTCTGGCAGGCGCTCGCCCGCCCCGGTACGCCCGTCCCCGGCACCGTGGCGGCGACCAGAGACACATACGCCCGAGCCGCCGTCCGAGGCACCCTCACGGCGGGCCGGTCATGA
- a CDS encoding ATP-grasp domain-containing protein produces the protein MTTSPTPHPAAPLTPNPLAVILHSRQPLTTDPAVTFDPARWETVVLTDSGTDPVLREDAPGEAPTVHRAPRDRWAETIRQLAGDRPVQIVTNDEYCLISCAELRAESALPPRHPAQPAHYIDKVLMKERLAAAGVRVPRFLALDEALDATRGACEPDPEGLTELVTARIGVPAVAKPRREANSRGVSILRTREELRDWLAGHKGERGWQIEEYLDGTFHHVNSLVRDGVATPVQTGTYLGPLLDLPSGRRLGGWTIPHDSELARRAHALNHEVVTALGGEGAFVVHTEFAVTGDDELVVVEVAGRAPGALVSELARLHAGLNLEEVNLALQAGLPVPEPHSTGTEAAWVWIPVMPGERYRHAPDMTSERLVHVRQAARQTHTGASGAIGVSVLLWHTDPGVLAVDVRTAATAAWCGA, from the coding sequence ATGACAACCTCACCCACCCCCCACCCAGCGGCACCGCTCACCCCGAACCCGCTGGCGGTGATCCTGCACTCACGACAGCCGCTCACCACCGACCCGGCTGTCACCTTCGACCCCGCGCGCTGGGAGACGGTTGTCCTCACCGATTCCGGGACCGACCCGGTCCTGCGCGAGGACGCGCCCGGCGAGGCCCCGACTGTGCACCGGGCGCCGCGCGACCGTTGGGCCGAGACGATCCGCCAGCTGGCCGGGGACCGGCCGGTGCAGATCGTCACCAACGACGAGTACTGCCTGATCAGCTGCGCCGAGCTGCGCGCGGAGTCCGCCCTGCCCCCCCGGCACCCGGCACAGCCCGCGCACTACATCGACAAGGTACTGATGAAGGAACGCCTCGCGGCGGCCGGCGTGCGCGTCCCGCGCTTCCTGGCCCTGGACGAGGCGCTCGACGCCACCCGGGGCGCCTGCGAGCCGGATCCGGAGGGCCTCACTGAACTCGTCACCGCGCGCATCGGCGTGCCGGCCGTGGCCAAGCCCCGACGAGAGGCCAACTCCCGGGGCGTGAGCATCCTGCGCACACGGGAGGAACTGCGGGACTGGCTCGCCGGGCACAAGGGCGAGCGCGGCTGGCAGATCGAGGAGTACCTCGACGGCACCTTCCACCACGTCAACAGCCTGGTCCGGGACGGAGTGGCCACCCCGGTGCAGACCGGCACCTACCTCGGCCCGCTGCTCGACCTGCCCTCCGGCCGCCGGCTCGGCGGCTGGACCATCCCGCACGACAGCGAGCTCGCCCGCCGCGCCCACGCGCTCAACCACGAGGTGGTCACCGCGCTGGGAGGCGAGGGGGCGTTCGTCGTGCACACGGAGTTCGCCGTCACGGGCGACGACGAGCTCGTCGTCGTGGAGGTCGCCGGGCGCGCCCCCGGCGCCCTGGTCTCCGAACTGGCCCGGCTGCACGCGGGCCTGAACCTGGAGGAGGTGAACCTCGCCCTCCAGGCCGGACTCCCCGTCCCCGAGCCGCACTCGACCGGCACCGAGGCGGCCTGGGTGTGGATCCCCGTCATGCCGGGCGAGCGCTACCGGCACGCCCCGGACATGACGAGCGAGCGGCTCGTGCACGTCCGGCAGGCCGCCCGGCAGACCCATACCGGCGCCTCGGGCGCGATCGGCGTCTCGGTGCTGCTGTGGCACACCGACCCGGGCGTCCTGGCCGTCGACGTGCGCACCGCGGCCACCGCCGCGTGGTGCGGCGCCTGA